The following DNA comes from Armatimonadota bacterium.
CGGATCCCGGGGGAACTGGCGAGATCCAGCACCGCGGGGGTAGGGAGCCCCCCGCTCCAGAAGAAGGCGTCGATCTTCCGATCCCGCAGGGCATCCGCGCTAGGTGCTACGCCCAGCCGCTCCTTGCGAATGTCCCGGTCTGGATCCAGACCCGCGGCCCGGAGGATGCGCAGGGCCGTGACCTCCGTGCCGCTCCCCGGGGAGCCCACGGAGACGCGCTTGCCCCGCAGGTCCGCCACGGTGCTGATCCCGGTTCCCTCCAAGGTTACCAGGTGGTTGTAGTTGTCGTAGAAGGGGCGCGAGCACCCGGATGGGAATGGGGGCTCCCCGGAAGTCCGCAAGCCCCCTCCACGCGTCGTAGGCGGTGTCGTTGAGGGTGAAGGCGATGTCCGCGCGCTTGGCGCCAATCAGGCGCATGTTGTCCACCGAGGCGCTGGTGACCTCCGCGGTGG
Coding sequences within:
- a CDS encoding TAXI family TRAP transporter solute-binding subunit, producing the protein MRTSGEPPFPSGCSRPFYDNYNHLVTLEGTGISTVADLRGKRVSVGSPGSGTEVTALRILRAAGLDPDRDIRKERLGVAPSADALRDRKIDAFFWSGGLPTPAVLDLASSPGIRVRLVPLDPVLETLQREYGNLYARGVISRIVYPGMDRDVPTVIVANLLVVHKDFPEELAYEITKLLFERKRELETVHAEAKNISLLRIAGRTPIPFHPGAIRYYREKNVRGF